Genomic window (Helianthus annuus cultivar XRQ/B chromosome 3, HanXRQr2.0-SUNRISE, whole genome shotgun sequence):
AATGTTATTACCTAAATAAACACAATAGCTTGAAGTGGAGCGACGCGAGTCTGGACATCCCCCCAGTCGGCATCTGAATAAGCAGTAAGTGTGAGACCGGGGGAAGCTGATAAGTGTAGGCCATAGTCTATTGTACCTTGAATATATCGTAAACTCCATTTCATGAATGCAAAATGGGGTTCCCTGGGTGCATGCATAAATAAACAAACCTGCTGCACGACATAAGAAATATCTGGGCGAGTGAATGTGAGATATTGTAAAGCCCCTGCAAGACTTCGATAAGCTGACCCATCTGGTAAAAGAGAGCCATCATTAGCGCTGAGTTTGCTGGACGTGTCAACCGATGTTGCACATGGTTTACAAGTAGTCATATTCGCCCTATGCAAAATGTCTCTGTCATACTGAGATTGAGATAAGAACAAACCGCTATTCGTCCGTTGTACGGTAATCCCAAGAAAATGATGTAAAGCACCCAAATCTGTCATAGCAAATTCGCTCGAAAGCAATTGTATAATGCGATTAAGAAAGCATGTAGACGATGCTGTCAAAattatgtcatcaacatataacaGTAAGTAGGCCGTATGGTTGCCTTGTCGATACATAAAAAGGGAAGAATCACAAAGACTCCCTTTAAACCCGTGAGAACATACAAATGTAGAGAAGCGTGTGAACCATGCCCGTGGCGCCTGTTTTAGTCCATATAAGGAGCGCTTTAAATGGCAAACAAAGTTGGGTTTAGACATATCAACGAACCCGGGTGGTTGATGCATAAACACTGTCTCTTGTAAGTCCCCGTGTAAGAAGGCGTTTTTAACGTCTAACTGGTGTATAGGCCACTTTTGAGATAGGGCTAGAGATAAAACTGTTCGGATAGTCACGGGTTTGACGACGGGACTAAAAGTATCCATGCAATCAAGGCCAACAGTTTGTGACTTCCCATTAACTACAAGCCGTTCTTTATAGCGTTCCAGTTGGCCATCCGGTTTAAATTTATGTCTAAATAGCCACATGCATCGTATGACCAGATGGGACTCCGGACGAGGAACTAATTCCCAAGTACCATTAGCTATTAATGCTTCATATTATGTTAACATAGCCTTTTGCCAATTAGGGTCACCAAGTGCTTTATGAGGGGAGGTGGGTATGGGGGAGATGGTAGTGGGGGTGAGGGTGTTGAGATTATACTTAGGATTGGGTTTAGAAATGCCAACCTTACCCCGAGTGGTCATTTTGTGAGTGTTGAGAGGTTGTGTAGCGGCTGTGGAGTGAACCGGCGGTTGGGCTGTGGAGTGGACCGACGATTGGGCAAGTGTCATAGGTGGGTTTGGGTTAGGTGGAGGGCTCAGCGGATGAGAGGAAGGAGGGGTAGGCGAAGAAGGTGGGGTCGGCTGGGTGGCACTAGGTTGGGTGGCACGTGGTTGGGTGGTACCGGGTTGGGTATGGGTCGGCTGTGGGAATTGGTAGAGGGGCGGGCACGGGTGGTCGTCATCAAGAAAGTGGTAGGTATCGGTAGGGGGTGGTTGAGAAAACGAGAAGGACTATTCATCAAAGGTGACGTGTCGAGAAATGTGAACACGTCCGGTTAACGGGTCAAGGCAACGGTAACCTCAAAAATTTTCGGGATAGCCAAGAAAGATGCACCGGGTAGATCTTGGATGTAGTTTGTGAGGTTGAGTAGCTGACATGTTCGGGTAACATGCACAGCCAAAAACTTTTAGATGATCGTACGTAGGATGATATCGATAGAGAGCAAACGTAGGGGTATTGAAATTTAGTCTTTTTATGGGAATGATATTATGTAAGTAAGTAGCGGTGTGTAGAGCTTCGACCTAAAAAGAAGGCGGTAAATGAGCGTGAACTAAAAGAGCGCGTATGATGTCATTTAGTCGTCGAATCATGCGCTCAGAACAACCATTTTGAGAGGAGGTTTGTGGACACGAAAAACGAAACACAAGTCCGTTAGACGTCGCAAAATTGTGAAATGCATGATTATCAAATTCTCCCCCTATGTCACATTGAAAGGTTTTAATGTGTGTTTGAAATTGGGTGAGCACAAATTTATGGAACTTAACAAAGGTGGGGAAAGCTTCTGATTTAAATTTCAATGGATATACCCAAACATAGTGAGTATAATTATCAATCAACACCATATAGTAGTTGTAAGATGATTTACTTAAAACCGGTGACGTCCACAAATCACAGTGTATAATATCAAATGGTGCATAAGTAAAGGAAGTGGAAGCGACAAATGGAAGTCCTTTACTATTAGACAAATGGCACGAATTGCAAAAATCAAAAGAATCCTTATTGCAATTTATTACACAACGACTCGAAAGTGAATGCAAAACTTGGGAACCGGGGTGGCCGAGACGGCATGCCACTTATTTGACGAAGATGCAAGAAAAGCTTGAACGGGTGATGTAAACGGATAAAGGTTCCCAGTGCTCTCATGGCGTGAAATTGTTTACCCcgtcttgagatccttcaaagTAAAACCATTAGGATCAAATTCAATAGATACATGATTATCACGAGTAAATTTTCTAACAGAAACAAGATTTTTTACGACGGTCGGAGCATAAAGAATATGGTTTAGGTGAAAGGTTTTATTTGGGACAGTGTGAATACCGTTTCCGGTACCCGTAATTGGCAAAGTTTGGCCATTTCCAACAAAAATATTCACATTAAAAGACTTGGATAAATGGGAATTAATTTTACTGCAATCCGAAGTAATATGTGATGACGCACCTGAGTCCATGTACCACTGAGGGTCATATTGGTTGAGATTTAAAGTACTGAGAGCTGCTCCAAGGTCGGTGGGGTTAAGTGGGTCAACCGGGTGCTGCTGGGCCTGAGGCTGCTGGGCCGGAGGTGCAAAGGTGGGGTAGGCCTGCTGTTGTGGGCTTGGTGGCATCGGCTGCGGAGGTGGGGTGTTGGGCCTGGCCCAATTGGTGACCCAAGGAGACTGATGGGGGTGGGGACATGGCGGTGGAGAGGCCCACCAGCCATATCCAGTTTGGTTTGGGTTGTAGGAGGTGGGAGTTTGATAAGGTGGGTAAGTGGGTGCCGATTGCGAGATATAGGATTGGTTAGGGTAACGACCTCAATCATGACCACCTCGGTAACCGCGGCCTCGGCCACGGCCCCGGCCACGAGCCGGTTGGTTGGGCCAGTTTTGGTATTGGTCAAATTGTTGGCTGGGATGGTTGGAAGGAGGCGGTGTGGGAGATGGATTGGAGTTGGGAGGAGCAGCTATGGTAGTGGTTCCGGGGGCAGCAAGAACGGATTGGGACGCGTGTTGTCTGGCCGCCTGGCGGCGTTGTTCCCAGTCTATTATGTCGACAGCCTCATCCCATGTGGTGTTGGATTGAGTGATGAAGGCAGCCGTCGTATCATATTCAGGAGGGAGCCCCGCTACCATCTGCAGAACCAATCGGGACTCGGTAACAGGCTGATCTACGTCGCTAAGTTGTTCAGCGATGTCCTTCAGTTTTTGAAGATATTCGTTCACGTTTGTGCACGACGCCAGAGTGGTGGTGGTGAACGCATGAAGAAGATTAGATGCTCTAGAGTTTTTGTTGTTCTGGAAGATGGCTTGAATACGATTCCAAGCTTGCTGGGCAGTAGACTCGGTTTCCAGGACTCGAACCAACAGGTCATCACTAAGCGTGCCATAGATCCATTGAAGAACTATGGCATCAGCGCATACACGCCAAGCATCGAAGGAACTATAGAAATCTTGAAaacacgggttgtcacatcatccccaacttgaaagaaatttcgtcccgaaatttgataagtgaTCCAAGACGACCAGATGTtaactcaggatgactgtggatttttccACGGGTACCACATCTTGTTCTAGGACTCGTACTCATCATCAGTTTCGGCTGGGGGTTTTGTTCCGTCGATGTGCTTGAGAACTTCATATCCGCGTGCATGGAGTTTGAAGAGTTTCACCCACGATGTGTACGTAACTTTGACACCATCGAGGATCCGGACCTTATTCTGTACATTTGTTACAGAGTAGACCGGGTGCAGGGGTTTGATACTTGCGGTCGAACGGAGGTTTTATTTTCTGGTTTATCTTCCATGGCAGCGAACGGAGGAACACGATGATGATGGCGGCGAAAATAGGGTTTCTCAGAACCGTAGCTCTAATACCATAAAAGTGTTTATGGTATATTATTTCCTTGAACCAATATAGAGAATATACAAAGTATATATAGAGTGCAGCCTAACAACTTTTCCTATCAGTTATGGAAACATAATCCTTTCCTATACAATATAATATATACGCTAATAGTCTACTAGCATGGCGTTTGTTGATCCATTGTGTGGGTCTTTCATTTTTCGTCAAGGTATAAACCCTAACCCCCCTGGTTGTTATATTATTTAATCTCAATGTGGCTCGACTGTTGGTGGGAGTATTTTTATTGTAAAAATGCACAC
Coding sequences:
- the LOC110931245 gene encoding uncharacterized mitochondrial protein AtMg00810-like, with translation MPPSPQQQAYPTFAPPAQQPQAQQHPVDPLNPTDLGAALSTLNLNQYDPQWYMDSASSTCFLNRIIQLLSSEFAMTDLGALHHFLGITVQRTNSGLFLSQSQYDRDILHRANMTTCKPCATSVDTSSKLSANDGSLLPDGSAYRSLAGALQYLTFTRPDISYVVQQVCLFMHAPREPHFAFMKWSLRYIQDVFEKPEKTQINTCNEKMVSHSGNRSVSALAGGFGCAAEGASVDWGAAMVSIGQGRGDSGRGSTT